In the Flavobacterium pallidum genome, one interval contains:
- a CDS encoding glycine--tRNA ligase: MAKQEDLFKNVVSHAKEYGFIFQSSEVYDGLSAVYDYAQNGVELKKNIREYWWKSMVQMHENIVGLDAAILMHPTTWKASGHVDAFNDPLIDNKDSKKRYRADVLIEDYAEKLNQKAEKEIEKAAARFGESFDREQYTTTNPRVMEYLAKNREILERMGRSLGSGDLQDVKALIEELEIADPDTGSRNWTDVKQFNLMFGTKLGASAENAMDLYLRPETAQGIFVNFLNVQKSGRMKIPFGIAQTGKAFRNEIVARQFIFRMREFEQMEMQFFVKPGTEMEWYEYWKTTRLSWHLSLGLGKQHYRFHDHEKLAHYANAAADIEFNFPFGFKELEGIHSRTDFDLKAHEQYSGKKLQYFDTEENKNYTPYVVETSVGLDRMFLAVFSNSLKEETLEDGSVRTVLQLPSVLAPTKAAVLPLVKKDGLPEIARSIIEDLKWDFNMAYDEKDAVGRRYRRQDALGTPFCITVDHQTLEDKTVTIRHRDSMKQDRVDISALRGIIENEVSMKNWLLKM, encoded by the coding sequence ATGGCAAAACAGGAAGATTTATTTAAGAATGTAGTTTCGCACGCAAAGGAATACGGATTTATTTTCCAGTCCAGCGAAGTCTACGATGGTTTGAGCGCAGTGTACGATTATGCGCAGAATGGTGTCGAATTGAAGAAAAACATCCGTGAATACTGGTGGAAATCGATGGTGCAGATGCATGAGAACATCGTCGGGCTTGATGCCGCGATCCTGATGCACCCAACGACCTGGAAGGCTTCCGGCCATGTCGATGCCTTCAACGACCCGTTGATCGACAACAAGGATTCCAAAAAAAGATATCGCGCCGATGTCCTTATCGAGGATTACGCCGAAAAACTGAACCAGAAAGCCGAAAAGGAAATCGAGAAAGCGGCGGCACGTTTCGGCGAATCTTTTGACCGCGAGCAATATACCACGACGAATCCACGCGTGATGGAATACCTGGCGAAAAACCGCGAAATCCTTGAAAGGATGGGCCGCTCGTTAGGTTCAGGGGATTTGCAGGATGTAAAAGCATTAATCGAAGAACTCGAAATAGCCGATCCAGATACCGGTTCTCGCAACTGGACCGACGTGAAGCAGTTCAACCTCATGTTCGGCACGAAATTGGGCGCTTCCGCAGAAAACGCAATGGACTTATATTTACGCCCGGAGACCGCCCAGGGGATTTTCGTAAATTTCCTGAACGTACAGAAATCGGGCCGCATGAAGATTCCTTTTGGGATTGCGCAGACCGGAAAAGCATTCCGTAACGAAATCGTAGCCAGGCAGTTTATCTTCCGCATGCGTGAATTCGAGCAGATGGAAATGCAGTTTTTCGTAAAGCCGGGAACTGAAATGGAATGGTATGAATATTGGAAAACGACGCGTTTAAGCTGGCATTTGTCGCTTGGTTTGGGCAAACAGCATTACCGTTTCCACGATCACGAAAAATTGGCACACTATGCCAACGCTGCTGCAGATATCGAGTTCAATTTCCCGTTCGGGTTTAAGGAACTGGAAGGGATCCATTCCAGGACCGACTTCGATCTGAAAGCGCACGAACAATATTCAGGCAAGAAATTACAGTATTTCGATACTGAAGAGAATAAGAACTACACGCCTTATGTAGTGGAAACTTCTGTTGGTTTAGACAGGATGTTTTTGGCGGTTTTCTCCAATTCCCTTAAAGAAGAAACTTTAGAAGACGGTTCAGTACGTACTGTATTGCAATTGCCGTCTGTTTTGGCACCAACAAAAGCAGCCGTTTTGCCTTTGGTTAAAAAAGACGGTTTGCCGGAAATTGCCCGCAGCATCATCGAAGACCTGAAATGGGATTTCAATATGGCATATGATGAAAAGGATGCGGTGGGCCGCCGTTACCGCAGGCAGGATGCTTTAGGCACGCCGTTTTGCATTACCGTCGACCACCAGACCCTGGAAGACAAAACCGTGACGATCCGCCACCGCGACAGCATGAAGCAGGACCGCGTCGATATTTCAGCATTAAGAGGTATTATTGAAAACGAAGTGTCAATGAAAAACTGGCTTTTGAAAATGTAA
- a CDS encoding ComF family protein encodes MFKNLIDLLFPKVCCGCKDLLLQYENVICTLCRHDIPLTEFYRNPENEAFKKFYGRLPVEHASAFMYFHKKGIVQEMIHSLKYRGHQEIGTVLGKWYAEDLKTIGLHEKIDAVIPVPLHKKRLRQRGFNQVTTFGMALSGRLEVAYESTLLVRNVYSETQSKKNILQRVYQNENVFDVVFSERHHNKHFLLIDDVLTTGATLESCGKAILKIPGAKLSIVTMAMSHS; translated from the coding sequence ATGTTTAAAAACCTGATTGATTTGCTTTTTCCAAAAGTCTGCTGCGGTTGTAAGGACCTATTGCTGCAATATGAAAATGTGATTTGTACACTGTGCCGGCATGACATTCCATTGACGGAGTTTTACCGCAACCCTGAAAACGAAGCATTTAAGAAATTCTACGGACGCCTGCCGGTGGAACATGCTTCAGCGTTCATGTATTTCCATAAAAAAGGGATAGTCCAGGAAATGATACACAGCCTGAAATACCGTGGGCATCAGGAAATCGGGACGGTGCTCGGGAAATGGTATGCAGAAGATTTAAAAACGATTGGCCTGCATGAAAAAATCGATGCCGTCATTCCCGTGCCATTGCATAAGAAAAGGTTGCGGCAACGCGGTTTCAATCAGGTAACGACGTTCGGAATGGCGCTTTCAGGAAGGCTGGAGGTGGCGTATGAAAGTACATTACTGGTCCGGAATGTCTATTCAGAGACCCAATCGAAGAAAAATATCCTGCAACGGGTATATCAAAATGAAAACGTATTTGATGTCGTTTTTTCTGAAAGGCACCACAATAAGCATTTCCTGCTGATTGATGATGTGCTGACAACCGGCGCAACACTGGAATCCTGTGGCAAGGCCATCCTGAAAATCCCCGGCGCGAAACTCAGTATCGTCACCATGGCGATGTCGCATTCATAA
- a CDS encoding Ig-like domain-containing protein → MLNKKIFILFSILVLAMIGCAKRGTITGGPKDTLSPVLERSEPKNGTVNFNGKSIKLYFDEYVKLKDVNKQLVVSPPMNSAPDITPTVASKFINIRITDTLKSNTTYSLNFGQSIQDNNEGNPYPQFRYVFSTGSYIDSLKIEGNIKDALETKTDNFVNVMLYEMDEKYNDSIIYKEKPRYVTNTLDSLTSFKIENIKAGKYLLIALKDNIANYKFDPKKDKIAFYPEPITLPSDQKYNLQLFSEVPAFKAIKPIQASGGRMLLGYEGNPKGIRATIKNGNEIIPSTVTQFPGKDSVQVWFKPIKADSVTVNVAKDNFLKDFVVKLKNQKVDSLSITPSNTGTLHPRQQFSLTLSTPLVKTDTTKISIVDVNKKPIAFKTEYDSFEQRFKFSFKREEEQKYSVTLLPGALIDLYDHANDTLSYKLSTKKLSEYGNLMINLKRVKQFPVIVQLTDGKGKVFAEEYSDNASTVEFIGLEPNKFTLRVIYDTNKNRKWDTGSFTARRQPEEVIYFGTLLEVRSNWDVTEDVDLGG, encoded by the coding sequence ATGCTGAATAAGAAAATTTTTATCCTTTTCTCCATATTGGTTCTGGCCATGATAGGCTGTGCCAAAAGGGGAACGATTACCGGCGGACCCAAGGATACCCTGTCTCCGGTATTGGAAAGGAGTGAGCCAAAAAACGGCACCGTCAACTTTAACGGGAAAAGCATCAAATTGTATTTTGATGAATATGTGAAGCTGAAGGATGTCAATAAGCAACTCGTCGTCTCCCCACCGATGAATTCTGCTCCGGATATCACGCCGACAGTAGCCAGCAAATTCATCAACATCCGCATTACCGACACTTTAAAGTCCAATACGACGTACAGCCTTAATTTCGGGCAGAGCATCCAGGACAACAATGAAGGCAATCCATACCCACAGTTCAGGTATGTGTTTTCCACCGGCAGTTATATCGATTCGTTGAAGATTGAAGGCAACATTAAGGATGCTTTGGAAACCAAAACGGACAATTTCGTCAATGTGATGCTGTATGAAATGGACGAAAAATACAACGATTCGATCATTTACAAAGAAAAACCAAGGTATGTAACCAACACTCTGGACAGCCTTACCAGTTTTAAGATTGAAAACATCAAGGCCGGAAAATACCTTTTGATTGCGCTCAAGGACAACATCGCGAATTATAAATTCGACCCCAAAAAGGACAAGATTGCGTTTTATCCAGAACCGATTACCTTGCCGTCGGACCAGAAATACAACCTGCAGCTTTTTAGCGAAGTGCCGGCATTTAAGGCCATAAAGCCAATACAAGCTAGTGGGGGCAGGATGCTTTTAGGTTATGAAGGCAACCCCAAAGGCATCAGGGCCACGATAAAAAACGGCAATGAAATCATTCCTTCCACAGTCACCCAATTCCCCGGAAAGGATTCCGTGCAGGTATGGTTTAAGCCGATAAAGGCCGACTCTGTAACGGTCAATGTGGCAAAGGACAACTTTTTAAAGGATTTCGTCGTAAAGCTCAAGAACCAGAAAGTGGACTCGCTTTCGATTACGCCTTCAAACACCGGAACGCTCCATCCCCGGCAGCAATTCAGCTTAACGCTCTCGACGCCTTTGGTAAAGACGGACACGACTAAAATCAGTATCGTCGACGTAAACAAGAAACCTATTGCGTTCAAAACCGAATATGATTCGTTTGAGCAGCGTTTCAAATTCAGTTTTAAAAGGGAAGAAGAGCAAAAATATTCCGTGACATTACTGCCCGGCGCGCTGATCGATTTGTATGATCATGCCAATGATACCTTGAGTTATAAATTGTCTACAAAAAAATTGTCCGAATACGGCAACCTGATGATAAACCTGAAACGGGTCAAGCAATTTCCTGTAATCGTACAGCTTACGGACGGAAAAGGCAAAGTTTTTGCGGAAGAATATTCTGATAACGCATCAACGGTGGAATTCATTGGACTTGAACCCAATAAGTTTACGCTCCGGGTCATTTACGATACCAATAAAAACCGTAAATGGGATACAGGAAGTTTTACAGCGCGGCGACAGCCTGAGGAAGTGATTTATTTCGGAACACTGCTCGAAGTAAGATCCAATTGGGATGTGACCGAGGATGTAGACCTTGGGGGATAA
- a CDS encoding DUF6263 family protein, producing MKKALSIVVLFIGICSMSAQKTALKLNLAKGETYYQNMNVDAVIEQSFEGQNMTMNMKADMQLSYKVTAFENAVFTLEARYRKMTLSMSMPQGNMSFDSDKKDEKDVFSTVLGAIIDKPFIMKITTAGKITEVSGTETVFTAAINELSTLDTAQKGQIMAQLEQSYGKESITKNMDTSFAIYPSKPVSKGEKWTINTVLEAGTDANIETVYELTDITPDYYILKGTAKITPGAGKDTQEVQMTNVNGTMTSDLKLNKKTGWVSASKIIQDIKGIVKTDGEELPVSMKNILTLSDH from the coding sequence ATGAAAAAAGCACTAAGCATCGTCGTATTGTTCATTGGCATCTGCTCGATGTCTGCACAAAAAACAGCACTGAAACTGAATTTGGCGAAAGGGGAAACCTATTACCAGAATATGAACGTGGATGCCGTAATCGAGCAAAGTTTTGAGGGACAAAACATGACCATGAATATGAAGGCAGACATGCAGTTGTCTTATAAGGTCACGGCTTTCGAAAATGCCGTTTTTACTTTGGAAGCACGCTACAGGAAAATGACGCTGTCAATGTCCATGCCACAGGGAAACATGAGTTTTGATTCGGATAAAAAAGATGAAAAAGACGTTTTTTCAACGGTATTGGGAGCGATAATCGACAAGCCCTTTATAATGAAAATCACTACAGCCGGTAAAATTACGGAAGTAAGCGGAACAGAAACGGTTTTTACCGCAGCCATAAACGAGCTCAGTACGCTCGATACCGCGCAAAAAGGACAGATTATGGCACAACTGGAACAATCTTACGGAAAAGAATCCATCACTAAGAATATGGATACCTCTTTTGCTATTTATCCTTCAAAACCGGTTTCAAAAGGCGAAAAGTGGACCATTAATACGGTTTTGGAAGCCGGTACCGACGCTAATATCGAGACTGTTTATGAATTGACGGACATCACGCCTGATTATTATATCCTGAAGGGGACTGCAAAAATTACTCCGGGAGCAGGCAAAGACACACAGGAAGTTCAAATGACAAACGTCAACGGCACCATGACTTCGGATCTTAAACTGAATAAAAAAACAGGATGGGTTTCAGCATCGAAAATTATCCAGGACATTAAAGGCATTGTAAAAACGGATGGGGAGGAACTTCCGGTTTCAATGAAAAACATACTGACCTTATCAGACCATTAA
- a CDS encoding amidohydrolase — MKTALIQTTLIWENAEANRQHFAEKINSITENVDLIVLPEMFSTGFSMQPKPIAETMAGETALWMKSLAETKNAAITGSIVISENGHFYNRLLFVLPSGEIHHYDKRHLFSLAGEHETYSKGQQRLVVDFRGFKICPLICYDLRFPVFSRNTEHFDVLLYVANWPKPRITAWDALLKARAIENMCYVIGVNRVGEDVNAHQYTGHSQVLDFLGNVLTEIAEKETVLIADLQKGPLLETRSKLSFLEDRDNFEVLF, encoded by the coding sequence ATGAAAACTGCGCTGATTCAAACCACATTGATTTGGGAAAATGCCGAAGCCAACCGGCAGCATTTTGCTGAAAAAATAAATTCCATTACTGAAAATGTCGATCTGATTGTGCTTCCGGAAATGTTCTCGACCGGATTTTCCATGCAGCCAAAACCCATTGCTGAAACGATGGCCGGAGAAACCGCGCTGTGGATGAAATCTTTGGCAGAAACCAAAAATGCCGCAATAACCGGAAGTATCGTTATTAGTGAAAACGGTCACTTTTACAACCGCCTGCTTTTTGTATTGCCTTCTGGCGAAATACATCATTATGACAAAAGGCATTTATTTTCGCTTGCGGGCGAACATGAAACTTATTCCAAAGGACAGCAGCGCCTGGTGGTGGATTTCAGGGGTTTTAAAATCTGCCCGCTCATTTGTTATGATTTGCGTTTCCCTGTTTTTTCAAGGAATACAGAGCATTTCGATGTGTTATTATATGTTGCCAATTGGCCAAAACCCAGAATAACGGCATGGGATGCGCTTTTAAAAGCCCGCGCGATTGAAAATATGTGCTATGTGATTGGCGTGAACCGCGTCGGTGAGGATGTCAACGCGCACCAATACACGGGCCATTCGCAGGTACTCGATTTTCTTGGGAATGTGTTGACGGAAATCGCCGAAAAAGAAACGGTCCTGATTGCGGATTTGCAAAAAGGACCGTTGCTGGAAACGCGCTCTAAATTGTCTTTCCTCGAAGACCGCGACAATTTTGAGGTTTTATTTTAA
- a CDS encoding GH92 family glycosyl hydrolase translates to MKFSLPFLLLFASTAIFSQNLSQSVNPFIGTGGHGHTFPGATLPFGMVQLSPDTRIDGSWDGCSGYHYSDSVIYGFSHSHLNGTGVSDFGDIMLMPTMGEPLLNNKEYASVFSHDNEKASAGFYSVKLDKYNIDVALTATTRVGLHQYTFHKSGQANIILDLNHRDKLLMGEVRIIDNKTIEVLRRSEAWARDQYVYARIEFSKPMKVTKVNNNAFAPAKTTDTFFAGSILALGFSSEVKQGEKISVKVALSPTGYQGARQNMSELKGWDFAKTKKAAEAAWNKELSKIEITTPDNDKKTVFYTALYHTMMQPNIAQDIDGKYRGRDNQIHVAEGFDYYSVFSLWDTFRAAHPLYTLIEKKRTADFINTFIKQYEQGGRLPVWELASNETDCMIGYHSVSVMADAMAKGIKGFDYEKAFEAAKHSAMQDIYGLDAYKKNSFISIDDEHESVSKTLEYAYDDWCIAQMAQLLHKKDDYQYFMVRSQSWKNIFDTETLSMRPKQNGGWKTPFDQREIDNNFTEGNSWHYSFFVPQDIPGMIDAYGGNEKFEMKLDQMFNDGSQTTGREQADVTGLIGQYAQGNEPSHHMAYLYNFIGKPEKTNEKIRYILDNFYKNAPDGLIGNEDCGQMSAWYVLSSIGLYAVTPGKAEWTTTKPYFDAKIHFEDGISKALAKEKNLKYFGITPVQSESVDMDYEKILQVPVINAKSKAFHDKMTLSLTADDPEAGIYYALALPGNNGEMVSVFEKYDTPFEIDRSSKIFFNARKGNQKSHVVTANFFKKPNNYTIDIKSKYNRQYSAGGPEGIIDGIYGSENWRKGDWQGYQSQDFEAIVDLQKEQKISEVSADFLQDSRAWILMPVKVEFYTSVDNVSFTLVKTIENNLDPKITDTKIIDFKSAVSPVNARYIKVKAYNYGPLPEWHQGYGGDAFIFIDEISIR, encoded by the coding sequence ATGAAATTTTCATTACCGTTTCTTTTATTGTTTGCCTCTACAGCTATTTTTTCGCAAAATCTTTCCCAATCGGTGAATCCGTTTATAGGTACTGGCGGTCACGGGCATACATTTCCCGGTGCGACACTACCGTTCGGGATGGTTCAGCTTTCGCCAGACACCAGGATAGACGGCAGTTGGGATGGCTGTTCAGGTTATCATTATTCCGATTCAGTGATTTATGGATTTTCCCATAGCCACCTCAATGGTACCGGTGTTTCAGATTTCGGCGACATTATGCTGATGCCGACTATGGGAGAACCATTGTTAAACAACAAGGAATACGCATCTGTTTTTTCACATGATAATGAAAAAGCCTCAGCAGGATTTTACTCCGTAAAACTCGATAAATACAATATCGACGTAGCCCTAACCGCCACAACACGTGTCGGGCTGCATCAATATACATTCCATAAATCCGGACAGGCCAATATCATTCTGGACCTGAACCACCGCGATAAATTGCTGATGGGCGAAGTGCGCATCATTGACAATAAAACGATTGAAGTACTGCGTCGCAGTGAAGCCTGGGCGCGTGACCAATATGTATATGCCCGCATCGAATTCAGCAAACCCATGAAAGTCACTAAAGTGAACAACAATGCTTTTGCACCTGCCAAAACCACCGACACCTTCTTTGCCGGAAGCATTTTAGCATTGGGATTTTCATCAGAAGTAAAACAAGGGGAGAAAATTTCGGTAAAAGTGGCCCTCTCTCCTACAGGTTATCAAGGCGCTAGACAAAATATGTCTGAACTCAAAGGCTGGGATTTCGCAAAAACAAAAAAAGCCGCCGAAGCCGCATGGAACAAGGAATTATCAAAAATCGAAATCACGACCCCGGACAACGATAAAAAAACCGTTTTTTATACTGCACTGTATCATACGATGATGCAGCCGAATATCGCACAGGATATTGATGGCAAATACCGCGGCCGTGACAACCAAATCCACGTGGCGGAAGGATTTGATTATTACTCGGTATTCTCGCTTTGGGACACGTTTCGCGCGGCGCATCCGTTATACACATTAATAGAAAAGAAACGCACCGCCGATTTCATCAATACGTTTATCAAACAATATGAGCAGGGCGGAAGGTTGCCGGTTTGGGAACTTGCCTCGAATGAGACGGATTGCATGATTGGTTACCATTCCGTTTCCGTGATGGCCGATGCGATGGCCAAAGGCATCAAGGGATTTGATTATGAAAAAGCATTTGAAGCCGCTAAACACAGTGCGATGCAGGACATTTACGGATTGGATGCTTATAAAAAGAACAGTTTCATTTCCATAGATGATGAGCATGAAAGCGTTTCCAAAACCCTGGAATACGCTTATGACGACTGGTGCATCGCACAAATGGCACAGCTTTTGCACAAAAAAGACGATTACCAATACTTCATGGTACGCTCCCAGAGTTGGAAAAATATTTTTGATACGGAAACATTGTCGATGCGCCCAAAACAAAACGGTGGCTGGAAAACACCTTTTGACCAAAGGGAAATCGACAACAATTTCACCGAAGGCAATTCCTGGCATTATTCCTTTTTCGTGCCACAGGACATTCCCGGCATGATCGATGCCTATGGCGGAAACGAAAAATTTGAAATGAAACTGGACCAGATGTTTAATGACGGTTCCCAGACAACGGGCCGCGAGCAGGCAGATGTCACTGGTTTAATCGGGCAATATGCACAGGGCAATGAGCCTTCACACCATATGGCATACCTGTATAATTTCATTGGAAAACCTGAGAAAACGAACGAAAAGATTCGCTACATCCTTGACAATTTCTACAAAAATGCTCCAGATGGACTCATTGGCAATGAAGATTGCGGACAAATGAGTGCTTGGTATGTATTGAGTTCCATAGGGCTTTATGCTGTCACTCCCGGAAAAGCGGAATGGACCACTACCAAACCTTATTTCGATGCAAAAATCCATTTTGAAGATGGGATTTCAAAAGCATTGGCGAAGGAAAAAAACCTGAAATATTTTGGCATTACTCCGGTACAGTCTGAAAGTGTGGATATGGATTATGAAAAAATCCTTCAGGTTCCTGTAATCAACGCGAAAAGTAAAGCGTTCCATGACAAAATGACCCTCAGCCTGACTGCGGACGATCCAGAAGCGGGTATTTATTATGCACTAGCGCTACCGGGGAATAATGGAGAAATGGTTTCGGTTTTTGAAAAATACGATACGCCTTTCGAAATTGACCGTTCTTCAAAAATATTTTTTAATGCCCGAAAAGGCAATCAGAAAAGCCATGTGGTTACCGCAAATTTCTTCAAAAAGCCAAACAACTACACCATTGATATCAAATCAAAATACAATCGCCAGTATTCCGCAGGTGGTCCTGAAGGGATTATTGACGGCATTTACGGCTCTGAAAACTGGCGCAAAGGCGATTGGCAGGGCTACCAGTCACAGGATTTTGAAGCGATTGTGGATCTGCAAAAAGAACAGAAAATTTCGGAAGTTTCAGCTGATTTCCTCCAGGATTCCCGTGCGTGGATCCTGATGCCGGTGAAAGTGGAGTTTTACACTTCCGTAGATAACGTCAGTTTTACATTGGTGAAAACCATCGAAAACAATTTAGACCCCAAAATCACTGATACAAAAATCATCGACTTCAAATCTGCCGTAAGCCCGGTAAATGCCCGTTATATAAAAGTAAAAGCCTACAATTACGGCCCACTTCCGGAATGGCACCAGGGTTATGGCGGCGATGCGTTTATTTTTATTGATGAGATTTCAATTAGATAA
- a CDS encoding sensor histidine kinase gives MRNPFFRLLFLLLSQSILGQQSGQYDNCRTSECRILESYKMSKYYLESDDIALAQKWLNKTKNFYPANKIDTLACSIHNLQSELFYYMGLFQFGADEADSGIEKARQLNDSVLTADAYFFRGINQFELHKFDLAQQSLQQSLRYFPKVSRNKRISNSIEKEHIYNNLAQVKLKISQQDSALVYNHRAYELAKINHSKRGIPNAEQTFGEIYLSKNQIGNSKMFFEKSVFSALKSEYYDIALVDYGFLTAMSSDSRQTFEYYKKGTDLIQRKNINAFFRRYFYELSLKAFTKSGATAKVIEVQENIIRIDTESKLNANTHIQDISEQYVNNEKKLLTAEIEKFRRQKKITFLLIITASLCIAVMTLAIVIIRKRNKAEKRQEIIRLEALLDGQEKERKRIAEDLHDGLNGDLSAIKHHISSISEEIPENSGRVKLQKIIEMVDQVCSQTRSISHDLMPASIMDFGLVEALKQYCVKINTSHPIVIDFQYFGAMASLPKNLETTIYRIIQELINNAVKHSGAAQALVQMNFHEREIFITVEDNGKGFDLNMVPLGLGLKNIRSRVHLLHAEMEINSTENGSSFQIIIDLTKLVK, from the coding sequence ATGAGAAACCCCTTTTTCCGTTTACTATTCCTGCTGCTGTCGCAATCGATCTTGGGGCAACAATCAGGGCAATATGACAATTGCCGGACAAGCGAATGCAGGATCCTGGAATCTTATAAAATGTCGAAATATTACCTTGAGTCCGATGACATTGCGCTGGCGCAAAAATGGCTCAATAAGACCAAGAATTTTTATCCGGCGAACAAAATCGACACTTTAGCCTGTTCCATCCACAACCTGCAATCGGAACTGTTTTATTATATGGGCCTGTTCCAGTTTGGCGCAGATGAAGCCGACAGTGGCATTGAAAAGGCGCGACAGCTTAACGATAGTGTTTTAACGGCAGATGCGTATTTTTTTCGCGGAATCAACCAATTCGAGTTGCACAAATTTGATTTGGCGCAACAATCGCTGCAGCAGTCGCTTAGGTATTTTCCAAAGGTTTCACGAAACAAACGCATCAGCAATTCGATTGAGAAAGAGCATATTTACAATAATCTCGCCCAGGTTAAATTGAAGATTTCACAGCAGGATTCGGCGCTGGTTTATAATCATCGTGCCTATGAATTGGCAAAAATCAATCACAGCAAACGTGGCATTCCGAATGCAGAGCAAACTTTCGGGGAGATTTATTTGTCCAAAAACCAAATCGGTAACAGTAAAATGTTCTTTGAAAAAAGCGTATTTTCCGCATTGAAGAGCGAATATTATGACATCGCGCTGGTCGATTATGGATTCCTCACCGCGATGTCATCTGACAGCCGGCAAACTTTTGAATATTATAAAAAAGGAACCGACTTAATTCAGCGAAAAAACATCAATGCTTTTTTCAGGCGCTATTTTTATGAACTGTCATTAAAGGCATTTACGAAAAGCGGCGCGACCGCAAAAGTGATTGAAGTACAGGAAAATATCATCAGAATCGATACGGAAAGCAAATTGAATGCCAACACGCACATCCAGGATATTTCCGAGCAATATGTAAATAATGAAAAAAAGCTGCTGACAGCTGAAATTGAGAAATTCCGCCGTCAGAAGAAAATTACGTTCCTGCTTATTATTACAGCATCGCTTTGTATTGCAGTAATGACCCTGGCGATTGTCATCATCCGGAAAAGGAATAAAGCCGAAAAGCGCCAGGAAATCATCCGCCTGGAAGCACTTTTGGACGGACAGGAAAAGGAACGGAAAAGGATTGCGGAAGATCTTCACGACGGTTTAAATGGGGATTTATCGGCCATTAAGCATCATATTTCCAGTATAAGCGAGGAAATCCCCGAAAATTCCGGGCGCGTAAAATTGCAGAAGATTATTGAAATGGTTGATCAGGTTTGTTCCCAGACGCGGAGCATTTCACATGACCTGATGCCGGCTTCCATCATGGATTTTGGACTTGTTGAGGCGCTGAAACAATATTGCGTGAAGATCAATACTTCCCATCCGATTGTCATTGATTTTCAATATTTTGGAGCGATGGCTTCATTGCCAAAAAATCTTGAAACTACGATTTACAGGATTATCCAGGAGTTGATCAACAATGCTGTGAAACATTCCGGGGCAGCACAGGCTTTGGTGCAAATGAATTTCCACGAGCGGGAAATATTCATTACTGTTGAAGATAATGGAAAAGGTTTTGATCTGAATATGGTGCCGTTAGGATTGGGCCTGAAAAATATCCGTTCGAGGGTTCACCTGCTCCATGCGGAAATGGAAATCAACAGTACCGAAAACGGAAGCTCTTTTCAGATTATCATTGATTTGACTAAATTAGTAAAATGA
- a CDS encoding response regulator, with amino-acid sequence MIKIAITEDHTIFTEGIKTLLLTDKEILLQQSFQNIADTLEGLEATTAVLLLDINLPDGNGIDACKTLLKKYPELKIIALTNFEESAFVRQMIKNGAMGYLLKNTDKTELVTAIKTVLSGERFLPKKIQELLLNDSLGKVTPSAFFIPKLTTREKQVLDLIVKEYTTEEISEAISLSTKTVESHRTNLFQKLGVKNSAGLVRVAFEKGFL; translated from the coding sequence ATGATTAAAATCGCAATCACAGAAGACCATACCATTTTTACCGAAGGCATCAAAACGCTGCTGCTTACAGACAAGGAAATTTTGCTCCAGCAATCCTTTCAAAACATTGCCGACACGTTGGAAGGGCTTGAGGCAACCACAGCCGTTTTGCTCCTGGATATTAATTTACCCGATGGGAATGGCATTGATGCGTGTAAAACCCTGCTAAAAAAATATCCGGAACTCAAAATTATTGCGTTGACGAATTTCGAGGAAAGTGCTTTTGTCCGGCAGATGATTAAAAACGGGGCGATGGGTTATCTCCTGAAAAATACAGACAAAACCGAACTGGTAACTGCCATAAAAACCGTTTTGTCAGGAGAAAGGTTTTTGCCGAAAAAAATCCAGGAATTGTTGCTCAATGATTCGCTCGGAAAAGTAACGCCTTCGGCTTTTTTCATACCAAAGCTTACCACGCGCGAAAAGCAGGTACTCGATCTGATCGTAAAGGAATATACTACCGAGGAAATCTCTGAAGCGATTTCGTTAAGCACCAAAACCGTCGAGTCACATCGCACAAACCTTTTCCAGAAACTTGGTGTGAAGAACAGTGCGGGATTGGTGCGCGTGGCTTTTGAAAAAGGATTTTTATAG